The window GCTGCAGGAAAAAATACTCAAGCTGGTGCGGGACAATGACGGCGGGATCTGGATTGCCACGATCACAGCACTCTTTCACTACACCCACAATCGATTTGTCACGATCAGCATTCCGGGCAACTCGAATGCTCTGATCCAGGCGCTCACGCGCACCGGTGATGGGGGCATCTGGATCGTCTCGGACAATAGACTCATGCGAACGCGAGGCGATGTGCTGGAGGCTGTCTCTCTGCCGCCCCATACTCATACAGTCCGTGACCTCTTCGAAAGCAAAGACGGAACACTCTGGATCACTGATAGCGAAACCGTTGTGGCCGTTCAGGCTGATCACTCGGTAGTTCGCTACAACCATCCCGGTATCCAGCTTCTCTTCGGCGACGCCTCGGGCAAGTTGTATGCAGGCGATGGCCATAATCTGTTTCGCTTTGATAGCGGCGAATTCAAACTGGTGCCGCATCCTGGACTCGGCAATTTTGTCGACTTGATGGTCGATCATCGCGGAGCCCTATGGATGGCGAGTGGTGGATTACATGGACTCAGCCGCAGATATGGCGACCAGACCGAGGTGATGACCGCTGCTGACGGGCTCGCCAGCGATGACGTACGAGTCCTTCTGGAAGACCGCAATCATGATGTGTGGGTCGGGACGATCGCTGGCCTCCAGAGATTTCATCATGGGATCTTTACAAGCTACCGCATCAGCGATGACCCTACGGGCGGGCGGAGTCAGACAGACGCAGTCTTTGAGCAGAGAGATGGAGGAGTCTGGGCTGGAACACTGGAAGGTGGCGTCGCCGAGTTCAAGGACGGGCAGAGAGCACTCTACGGACGTGCGCAAGGACTTCCCACCGGCCAGATTCGCGGGTTTGCCGAGCATGGAGCCACCCCCGCGATTGCGATCTCCGACTATGGCATCTTCGAGCGAAACGGATCCAGGTTCACGAAAATACCATCCATCCCGCATGGGTACGTCAATACGCCTGTAGCAATGTCCGATGGAAGTCTCTGGTTCAGCGTTTTGCATCACGGGCTCTTTCGTCTGAAGGATCGAAGGCTATCGAGCATCGACGTGGGGCAGCCGAAAACGGATAGCTCCATCCGGTATCTCGCGGCCGATCAACAAGGAGAGCTTTGGGCCGGAACAGACACACAGCTCGAACGATGGACCGGCGAACGATTTGAGCCAGTGGTCGACACACCGCATCCCATTCTCGACGTAGCATGGCCCGGACATGGTTTGGCAATAGCGACAATGCGCGGCTTGATGTTATGGCCCGATGAAGGTTCTGTACGGAAGAACCTGGGTGCAGGAAGAATCCTCACGCAGGCCGAGGGGTTGCCGGGTAGTTTCGTACTGGACGTTGTGTCAGATGCGGAGCAAAATCTCTGGGTCGTCACTCCGCGCAGCATCGCATGCTTGAGCCGCAAACAGTGGATGGCGTTCGCTGAAGGGAAGATTGACCATGTCATCCCCGAGACATTTGACCAGGCCGACGGTCTCAAAAGCAACGATGTACTTCCTCTCAATCAGGTGACAGCCATTCGATCCCGCGATGGGCGCATCTGGTTTGCTACGGTGGACGGAATCGCCGTCGTGAACCCACACCCGCCAGACCCAGTCGTGCAACCGGTGCTCGACTACATCCAGGTCGATGATCAACATCTTGGCGCGGATGTGACTACGATCTCTCCAGGACTCCATCGCATCACTTTCGCCTACACCGCGCCTTCCAATACTGCTCCCGAGCAGATTCGATTTCGCTATCGACTTGCGGGATGGGATCGACAGTGGATCGACGCTGGAACAGAACGTGTTGTCTCCTACACTGGTCTGCCGCCCGGCCGCTACACATTCCAGGTCGTTGCCACGAATCGTGAAGGTGTCTCAAACGGAGTGGCCGCCACCGCTGCACTTCAGTTGCAACCGTTCTTCTGGCAGACAGGATGGTTTCGGACCTTGCTGGCTTTTAGCCTGGTCGGCATCGCGGTTGAGGTCACGCGGAGAAGAACGCGGCTCCGGGCAGAGCGCCTCAGCCTTCGCTTTCAAGAACGAGCAGCGGAGCGCGAACGCATCGCCTACCAGATCCACGACACCGTCATTCAGGACATGATCGGAGTGGCGTTTCAACTCGAGTTGCTAGGATTTCAACTAAACGATCAACCAGAGACGGCTTCCACGTCGCTCAGCACGCTGGCGGACCGCGTGCGTGGAAGCATAGCGCGTAATCGCAATATGGTTTCGAATCTGCATTCGACTGCGGTGGCGGAGTACAGCCTCGTCGATGTCTTACGACATGCAGAAGCTGAATTCAGACTCAGCGAGCTTCCTGACTTTGAGTTGACGACCGCAGGGAAGCCTCGCCCGATCGATCCTCTTGTTCGTGACGAGGTGTACCGCATCTGTCGAGAGGCTCTATCCAACGCCTTCCGGCACGGTTACGCAAAACACGTCGAGGTGAAGATCCTTTTTTCTCCAGACTCTTTCGAGG is drawn from Edaphobacter lichenicola and contains these coding sequences:
- a CDS encoding sensor histidine kinase; amino-acid sequence: MTALAQTPDGFLWVGTLNGLARFDGVHFRGFEKDGPPELQEKILKLVRDNDGGIWIATITALFHYTHNRFVTISIPGNSNALIQALTRTGDGGIWIVSDNRLMRTRGDVLEAVSLPPHTHTVRDLFESKDGTLWITDSETVVAVQADHSVVRYNHPGIQLLFGDASGKLYAGDGHNLFRFDSGEFKLVPHPGLGNFVDLMVDHRGALWMASGGLHGLSRRYGDQTEVMTAADGLASDDVRVLLEDRNHDVWVGTIAGLQRFHHGIFTSYRISDDPTGGRSQTDAVFEQRDGGVWAGTLEGGVAEFKDGQRALYGRAQGLPTGQIRGFAEHGATPAIAISDYGIFERNGSRFTKIPSIPHGYVNTPVAMSDGSLWFSVLHHGLFRLKDRRLSSIDVGQPKTDSSIRYLAADQQGELWAGTDTQLERWTGERFEPVVDTPHPILDVAWPGHGLAIATMRGLMLWPDEGSVRKNLGAGRILTQAEGLPGSFVLDVVSDAEQNLWVVTPRSIACLSRKQWMAFAEGKIDHVIPETFDQADGLKSNDVLPLNQVTAIRSRDGRIWFATVDGIAVVNPHPPDPVVQPVLDYIQVDDQHLGADVTTISPGLHRITFAYTAPSNTAPEQIRFRYRLAGWDRQWIDAGTERVVSYTGLPPGRYTFQVVATNREGVSNGVAATAALQLQPFFWQTGWFRTLLAFSLVGIAVEVTRRRTRLRAERLSLRFQERAAERERIAYQIHDTVIQDMIGVAFQLELLGFQLNDQPETASTSLSTLADRVRGSIARNRNMVSNLHSTAVAEYSLVDVLRHAEAEFRLSELPDFELTTAGKPRPIDPLVRDEVYRICREALSNAFRHGYAKHVEVKILFSPDSFEVIVVDDGEGIDELTQRQGREGHFGLRGMHAHAKRIGATLTIDSKLGQGTKVTLQVKTTKSAWKRWRRGRRSQEENSSGDESAR